The Legionella cincinnatiensis genome includes a region encoding these proteins:
- a CDS encoding site-2 protease family protein, producing MLEFTLIQKICIWAIPILLAITLHEAAHAYIAYRCGDTTAKMFGRLSINPIRHIDPIGTILIPLLVGVLTQFNFVIGYAKPVPINWRQFRHPRRDMIFVTLAGPFANILMAFLWAACYKVSLILNPGSSMPVLFLYATAQAGILINLILATLNLLPIPPLDGSRVVSSLLPPKQAIAYEKIEPYGFFILLLLVFTGALGIILTPLINLGLVTLSAIFNI from the coding sequence ATGTTGGAATTTACTTTAATTCAAAAAATATGCATTTGGGCTATTCCTATTTTGCTTGCAATCACCTTACATGAAGCAGCCCATGCTTATATCGCCTATCGATGCGGAGATACTACTGCAAAAATGTTTGGTCGTTTAAGCATAAATCCCATCCGTCATATTGACCCTATAGGTACGATACTCATTCCTTTGTTAGTTGGTGTTTTGACTCAGTTTAATTTTGTTATTGGTTATGCCAAACCAGTACCTATTAACTGGAGACAATTTCGTCACCCTCGCCGCGACATGATTTTTGTTACTCTTGCAGGACCTTTTGCAAACATACTTATGGCATTCTTATGGGCAGCTTGTTATAAAGTTTCTCTAATTCTCAATCCTGGATCCTCGATGCCTGTACTTTTTCTTTATGCCACAGCCCAAGCTGGGATATTGATCAACTTGATTTTAGCTACTTTAAATTTGCTTCCCATCCCCCCATTAGATGGTAGCCGAGTAGTGAGTAGTCTTTTACCTCCTAAACAAGCCATCGCTTATGAAAAAATAGAACCTTACGGATTTTTTATTCTACTTCTTTTAGTATTTACTGGAGCTTTGGGGATCATATTAACACCATTGATCAATTTAGGTTTAGTTACACTTAGTGCCATTTTCAATATATGA
- a CDS encoding DUF4949 domain-containing protein, which translates to MSLGTKLASFTAALIFAGSTFAQDVVCPDLSEIQKIGINQASIVDRNHYVGYSVHHYNTDSDWGFAIGPVKASSEEETLEKTNQILSKMSGFGIPDSYNDEVICFYESGQKDVLAVAIKGYYEISPMKLKQLMYKAH; encoded by the coding sequence ATGTCTTTAGGAACAAAGTTAGCCTCTTTCACAGCTGCTTTAATTTTTGCTGGTTCTACTTTTGCCCAAGATGTGGTATGTCCTGATCTCAGTGAAATCCAAAAAATAGGAATCAATCAAGCCTCAATAGTTGATAGAAATCATTATGTAGGCTACTCAGTTCACCACTACAACACAGATTCGGATTGGGGCTTCGCCATTGGACCCGTAAAAGCAAGTTCAGAGGAAGAAACTCTAGAAAAAACCAATCAAATCTTATCAAAGATGAGTGGCTTTGGCATTCCTGACTCATATAATGATGAGGTAATTTGTTTTTATGAATCAGGCCAGAAAGACGTTTTGGCAGTCGCTATCAAAGGATATTATGAAATCTCCCCAATGAAATTAAAACAGTTGATGTATAAAGCACATTAA
- a CDS encoding electron transfer flavoprotein subunit beta/FixA family protein yields MKILVAVKRVIDPYVKIRVKSDNTGVETQNIKMAMNPFDEIAVEEALRLREKNWATEVVAVSIGGDSAQETLRHALALGVDRAILVRTQDSFESLNIAKILKKISEDEKPDLVLMGKQAIDDDSNQTPQMLASLLNWPQATYASKIEPNGTLLQVTREIDGGLETLSVHLPAIVSTDLRLNEPRYASLPNIMKAKKKPLDVFELENMGLSLKKHIEVLKVTAPAIRSAGVKIESVTELLNKLHHEAKVL; encoded by the coding sequence ATGAAAATTCTCGTGGCAGTGAAGCGTGTAATTGATCCTTATGTAAAAATTAGAGTCAAATCGGACAATACCGGAGTTGAAACACAAAATATCAAAATGGCAATGAATCCATTTGATGAAATTGCTGTTGAAGAAGCATTACGTTTGCGTGAAAAAAACTGGGCGACTGAAGTTGTTGCAGTAAGTATTGGTGGGGACAGTGCACAGGAAACATTGCGCCATGCTTTAGCTTTAGGTGTTGATAGAGCAATTTTGGTACGAACCCAAGATTCTTTTGAAAGCCTAAATATCGCTAAAATATTAAAGAAAATTAGTGAAGATGAAAAACCAGATTTGGTGTTAATGGGTAAACAAGCTATAGATGATGACAGTAATCAGACGCCACAAATGTTAGCTTCTTTATTAAATTGGCCACAAGCTACTTATGCTTCCAAAATCGAGCCAAATGGTACTCTTCTTCAGGTAACTCGTGAAATAGATGGGGGCTTAGAGACTCTAAGTGTGCATTTGCCAGCTATTGTGAGTACCGATTTACGTTTGAATGAGCCTCGATATGCGAGCCTTCCAAATATCATGAAAGCGAAAAAGAAACCGTTAGATGTATTCGAATTAGAAAATATGGGATTGTCACTTAAAAAGCATATTGAAGTATTAAAGGTGACCGCACCTGCGATTCGCAGTGCTGGTGTGAAAATTGAATCAGTGACTGAGTTATTAAATAAATTACATCATGAAGCCAAAGTGCTTTGA
- a CDS encoding APC family permease, producing MSLINKILGKPLTLKARKKQELSVLTGIPALGLDALSSTAYGPEAALTILLPAGIVGLNHFFTVSLFVVLVLLFLYFSYLQTTAAYPNGGGAYIVASDNLGKKYGLGAAISLILDYLLNVTVGISAGVGAIVSALPSLQPYTLILCLVILLMLTLINLRGIRETGTLFLIPVFIFILCMLIAMCIGVVDIWFSGGHPHPVHEPPKIQTSSFEALTFWMLLTAFANGLTAMTGVEAVSNAVPLFHKPTVRNAQWTLTIIVITLALFLILIGYLCPAYHIVAMNQNQPGYQTILSQLVMVTTGKGVFYYISIVSIFIILAYSAQTSFSGFPRVCRLLAEDNYLPYFFAERGRRLVFSVGIVILAIFSAIILIAFNGITSNLIPLFAVGAFSAFLFSQSGMVMYWLRQENRKVRYKLIVNALGALVTAIALLIIIITKFIEGAWIIIVLAPTLAFLMHRIKLHYKKIAHEIKNPIQINPNSLKPPIVIIPIHGLDLIAEKAIQFGMLLSEDITAVFIDAGYEDVEGLQKLWHEKIEIPAQKADKKIPKLEIIKSPYRRIYKPLLNFVSKVRKDRKNELIAIIIPELVEPKWYEYLLHNIHATGLRALLFLEREPRIIVITIPWYLR from the coding sequence ATGTCATTAATTAATAAAATCTTAGGAAAGCCTCTTACTTTAAAAGCAAGAAAGAAACAAGAATTGTCTGTTCTAACAGGTATTCCTGCATTAGGATTAGATGCTTTATCTTCGACCGCTTATGGTCCGGAAGCCGCACTCACCATTTTATTACCAGCAGGAATAGTAGGACTAAATCATTTTTTTACTGTTTCTTTATTTGTGGTTCTTGTTCTCTTGTTTTTGTATTTTTCTTATTTGCAAACGACAGCAGCTTATCCAAATGGAGGTGGTGCTTATATTGTCGCTAGTGATAATTTAGGTAAAAAATACGGTTTAGGTGCAGCAATTTCCTTGATATTGGATTATTTGTTGAATGTTACCGTCGGAATATCAGCGGGTGTTGGTGCAATAGTTTCAGCGCTTCCATCATTACAACCCTATACTCTTATATTATGTCTTGTTATCTTACTCATGCTTACCTTAATTAATTTACGAGGAATTCGCGAAACAGGAACTCTTTTTTTAATTCCAGTATTTATATTTATCTTATGTATGTTAATTGCTATGTGCATTGGTGTGGTAGATATTTGGTTTAGCGGTGGGCATCCACATCCGGTTCATGAACCTCCAAAAATACAAACGAGTTCGTTTGAAGCATTAACATTTTGGATGTTGTTAACGGCTTTTGCCAATGGATTAACTGCCATGACGGGAGTTGAGGCTGTCAGTAATGCAGTCCCTCTATTTCATAAACCCACTGTTCGTAATGCACAATGGACCTTAACTATAATTGTTATTACTCTAGCTCTTTTTTTAATACTCATAGGCTACTTATGTCCTGCTTATCATATTGTAGCTATGAATCAAAATCAGCCTGGGTATCAGACTATATTGTCACAATTGGTTATGGTTACCACAGGAAAAGGCGTTTTTTATTATATTTCAATTGTTAGTATTTTTATTATTCTTGCTTATTCTGCACAAACTAGTTTCTCAGGTTTTCCCAGAGTATGTCGTTTACTTGCCGAAGATAATTATTTGCCTTATTTTTTTGCTGAGCGTGGACGGCGTCTGGTTTTTTCAGTCGGTATTGTCATTCTGGCAATTTTTTCGGCTATCATCCTCATTGCTTTTAATGGAATTACGAGTAACCTGATTCCATTATTTGCTGTGGGTGCTTTTAGTGCTTTTCTTTTTTCTCAGAGTGGTATGGTAATGTATTGGCTACGCCAAGAAAATCGCAAAGTACGTTATAAGTTAATAGTCAATGCATTAGGTGCCTTGGTAACTGCAATTGCCCTACTTATTATTATCATTACAAAATTTATAGAAGGTGCTTGGATAATTATTGTTCTAGCACCCACACTCGCATTTTTAATGCACCGTATAAAACTTCATTATAAAAAAATTGCCCATGAAATTAAAAATCCAATTCAGATAAATCCTAACTCCTTAAAACCCCCTATAGTTATTATCCCAATACATGGCCTAGATTTAATCGCCGAAAAAGCAATACAATTTGGAATGTTACTTTCAGAGGATATTACGGCTGTTTTTATCGATGCTGGTTATGAGGATGTTGAGGGATTGCAAAAACTTTGGCATGAAAAAATTGAGATACCCGCTCAAAAGGCAGATAAAAAGATTCCTAAACTTGAAATTATTAAATCTCCATATCGCCGTATTTATAAACCCTTATTAAATTTTGTAAGTAAGGTAAGAAAAGACAGGAAAAATGAACTTATTGCGATTATTATACCTGAATTAGTAGAGCCTAAATGGTATGAGTATTTATTACACAATATTCATGCAACAGGTTTACGTGCGTTACTTTTTTTAGAAAGAGAGCCTCGTATTATTGTAATTACAATACCTTGGTATTTACGTTAA
- a CDS encoding 4-phosphoerythronate dehydrogenase, whose product MNILADASLPGLEQAFPKPFNLIRYYHADELAHLLVGQDILLCRSTLKVNRTLLENHSIRYVATASSGTDHLDRSWLNSQQIQIIDAKGSNARAVADYVVACIAFLEQHHFIQAHKAGVIGLGKVGIQVSARLQATGFQVVHYDPLKAMRESDTFQSCSLEDLYQADLICIHAELHDNPPFPSRHLINQNFLTQLKPGCIIINAARGGIVDESALLNESKPLIYCTDVFLNEPTIDKRIIDKAVLCTPHIAGHSIEAKYAAVTMVSTSLHQIANLPIPQFFTPQMIKTMHMEKNKSWYESVLTLYNPIEETLSLKKAIDKKSAFIELRKQHQNRHDFCQYSMEWICDKKTRSLLGM is encoded by the coding sequence ATGAACATTTTAGCTGATGCTTCCCTTCCAGGATTAGAGCAAGCTTTTCCTAAGCCTTTTAACTTAATACGTTATTATCATGCCGATGAACTTGCTCACTTACTTGTTGGACAAGATATACTTCTTTGTCGTTCTACTCTTAAAGTAAATCGAACTTTATTAGAAAATCATTCGATAAGATATGTAGCTACTGCAAGCTCTGGCACTGATCATCTCGATCGCTCCTGGTTAAACTCACAACAGATTCAAATCATAGATGCCAAAGGGTCAAATGCTCGAGCTGTTGCTGATTATGTGGTTGCCTGTATTGCCTTTCTAGAGCAACACCATTTTATTCAAGCACATAAAGCAGGTGTAATAGGTTTAGGTAAGGTGGGAATCCAAGTCTCTGCTCGATTGCAAGCAACAGGTTTCCAAGTAGTTCACTATGATCCACTCAAAGCGATGCGTGAATCTGACACTTTTCAAAGTTGTTCTCTAGAAGATTTGTATCAAGCTGATCTTATATGCATTCATGCAGAACTACATGACAATCCACCCTTCCCAAGTCGTCATTTAATCAATCAAAATTTTCTGACACAATTAAAGCCTGGCTGCATTATTATTAATGCCGCACGCGGAGGAATTGTTGATGAAAGTGCCTTGCTTAATGAATCTAAGCCTTTGATCTATTGCACTGATGTATTTCTAAATGAACCAACAATTGATAAACGTATTATTGATAAAGCGGTACTTTGTACACCTCACATAGCAGGCCACAGTATTGAAGCAAAATATGCTGCTGTAACTATGGTTAGCACATCTTTACATCAAATTGCGAATTTGCCAATTCCTCAATTTTTCACGCCCCAAATGATAAAAACTATGCATATGGAAAAAAATAAATCATGGTATGAATCCGTATTAACCCTTTATAACCCCATTGAAGAAACATTGTCTTTAAAAAAAGCTATAGATAAAAAGTCTGCGTTTATAGAATTACGCAAACAGCATCAAAATCGTCATGATTTTTGTCAGTATTCTATGGAATGGATTTGTGATAAAAAAACGAGATCCTTATTGGGAATGTAA
- a CDS encoding phosphatase PAP2 family protein: MTQFEKTAYFMKKPWVIFVYAISVIVAYYFVDRSLAIYLHQLDLGTKVPLLEILTALGKWIAYIALFFIAGLYFHYIKINPLYEARSWYLLGCVFIANFVCVILKVALSRARPDLLFSSHEFGFYWFKLSSNYWSFPSGHTTTVVSLATGLGVLFPRYFYLLLILAFLVALSRILLCFHYLSDVMSAFYISVLVVSFFTEYLKKKVGSKKWVVLFGVKLQS, encoded by the coding sequence ATGACACAATTTGAAAAAACAGCTTATTTTATGAAAAAACCTTGGGTTATTTTTGTTTATGCAATTTCCGTTATTGTAGCCTATTATTTTGTTGATAGATCTTTGGCAATTTATTTGCATCAATTAGATCTAGGGACCAAAGTTCCTTTATTAGAGATATTAACTGCTTTAGGCAAATGGATTGCTTATATTGCTTTATTTTTTATCGCAGGATTATATTTTCATTATATTAAGATTAATCCCTTATACGAAGCAAGGTCTTGGTATTTGTTAGGTTGTGTTTTTATTGCGAATTTTGTTTGTGTGATTCTGAAAGTTGCCTTAAGTCGTGCTCGCCCTGATTTATTGTTTTCGAGTCATGAATTTGGGTTTTATTGGTTTAAATTGAGCAGTAATTACTGGTCTTTTCCTTCAGGGCACACAACAACTGTTGTCAGTTTAGCCACAGGATTAGGGGTACTTTTTCCGCGTTATTTTTATCTTTTACTTATTCTTGCATTTTTAGTGGCTCTATCAAGAATTTTATTATGTTTTCATTATTTGAGTGATGTGATGAGTGCCTTTTATATTAGTGTATTAGTAGTGAGCTTTTTTACTGAATATCTTAAAAAGAAGGTTGGTTCAAAAAAATGGGTGGTATTGTTCGGAGTAAAATTGCAATCTTAA